A DNA window from Luteolibacter luteus contains the following coding sequences:
- a CDS encoding TonB-dependent siderophore receptor, with product MRFHSPRESVSRSRLLALSLTTALVTSHSLFAQEAASPPKPLEEMVVEASKPQGPVAKIAEAPTKTNLPLLETPQSVSVVSRTEIERRGAQSVAEALTYTPGVVVGVGGEDSRFDDILIRGYDAGSTSANMYRDGLRVPTGGQWTRSQFDVFGMESIEVLKGPSAVLYGQVAPGGLINQVSKRPTAHHRGMASVQYGSFDTWQVAADSSGPLDAEGHFLYRIAGLYRDGGSQVDYTDLERKFIAPSFTWNLSEDTSLTLLAAYQEDRGGSTYQFLPVTGTLYPAPLGYIRRGNFLGEPDHNTFDRDQWSLGYELKHRFNEVLSFQQNARFADVSTFYEGVVAGRTVPTASGMMSRRAVRGIGDSHNFTIDSRLQAEFATGEVEHTMLAGFDYIRGAWTHLRTGTNNVPPINIFLPIYTGITAPFTPQVAQDVTESQKGIYVQEQMKWGGWHLTLGGRYDNSDIELLNTITKATTITDSDAYTGRAGLLYLFDSGIAPYASYATSFEPVSGTDANGAPFDPSEGEQFEVGVKYEPKDFNALFTVSAFQLTQENVLTLDPSDPLYQTQTGEIELRGVELEAKVALAEGLALTGGWTLMESEITKNNDGNLGNDFANVPSHTGSLWLDYTFQSGPLEGLGIGSGVRYVGDRFGDNANVYHIPSYTLVDAGIRYDLGKLSSALEGTRVSLTASNIADKTYVAKAETVSSANYGPGRSINLNLSYSW from the coding sequence ATGAGATTCCATTCCCCTCGCGAGAGTGTTTCGCGCTCCCGCCTTCTTGCCCTTTCTTTGACGACCGCCCTCGTTACGTCCCATAGCCTCTTCGCCCAAGAGGCAGCTTCCCCGCCAAAGCCTCTGGAGGAGATGGTGGTCGAGGCCAGCAAGCCGCAAGGCCCGGTGGCGAAGATCGCCGAGGCCCCGACCAAGACGAACCTCCCCCTGTTGGAAACCCCTCAATCGGTGTCGGTGGTGAGCCGTACAGAGATTGAACGTCGCGGTGCTCAAAGCGTGGCGGAAGCACTGACCTACACGCCGGGCGTGGTGGTTGGCGTGGGCGGCGAGGACAGCCGCTTCGATGACATCTTGATCCGTGGCTACGATGCGGGCAGTACTTCTGCCAACATGTATCGCGATGGTCTGCGCGTCCCAACGGGTGGCCAGTGGACCCGCAGCCAGTTTGATGTCTTCGGCATGGAGAGCATCGAGGTGCTCAAAGGTCCTTCCGCTGTTCTCTACGGACAAGTGGCTCCCGGCGGCTTGATCAACCAGGTGAGCAAGCGCCCGACGGCACACCACCGCGGCATGGCCTCGGTGCAGTACGGCAGCTTCGATACCTGGCAGGTGGCGGCGGACAGCAGCGGCCCGTTGGATGCGGAGGGGCATTTCCTCTATCGCATCGCCGGTCTTTATCGGGACGGTGGTTCGCAGGTCGACTACACGGATCTGGAGCGGAAATTCATCGCGCCATCCTTCACGTGGAACCTCTCGGAGGACACCTCGCTGACCTTGCTCGCGGCGTATCAGGAAGACCGCGGTGGCTCGACCTACCAATTCCTTCCGGTCACCGGGACACTCTATCCCGCACCGCTGGGCTACATCCGCCGTGGGAATTTCTTGGGCGAGCCGGATCACAATACCTTCGACCGCGACCAGTGGTCTCTTGGCTACGAGCTCAAGCACCGCTTCAACGAGGTCCTGAGTTTCCAACAGAACGCCCGCTTCGCCGACGTGAGCACGTTCTACGAAGGCGTGGTAGCGGGCCGCACGGTTCCGACGGCCAGCGGGATGATGTCTCGCCGGGCGGTTCGCGGCATCGGCGACTCGCATAACTTCACCATCGATTCCCGGCTTCAGGCGGAATTCGCCACCGGCGAGGTGGAGCACACCATGCTTGCGGGCTTCGACTACATCCGTGGGGCATGGACGCACCTGCGCACCGGCACCAACAACGTGCCGCCGATCAACATCTTCCTCCCGATCTACACCGGCATCACGGCTCCCTTCACGCCTCAGGTAGCCCAGGATGTGACAGAGAGCCAGAAAGGCATCTACGTGCAGGAGCAAATGAAGTGGGGAGGATGGCACCTGACGCTGGGTGGGCGCTACGACAACTCCGACATCGAGCTTCTCAACACGATCACCAAGGCGACAACGATTACCGATAGCGACGCCTACACAGGTCGTGCGGGTCTGCTCTACCTTTTCGACTCCGGAATCGCGCCCTATGCCAGCTATGCGACATCCTTCGAGCCGGTATCCGGAACCGATGCCAATGGCGCGCCCTTTGACCCGAGCGAGGGCGAGCAATTCGAAGTCGGCGTGAAGTATGAGCCGAAGGATTTCAACGCGCTCTTTACCGTTTCCGCCTTCCAACTCACCCAGGAGAATGTGCTGACACTGGATCCCAGCGATCCCCTCTACCAAACCCAGACGGGCGAGATCGAACTGAGGGGAGTCGAACTCGAGGCAAAGGTAGCTTTGGCAGAAGGCCTGGCCCTTACCGGTGGCTGGACGCTCATGGAGTCCGAGATCACCAAGAACAACGACGGCAATCTGGGCAACGATTTCGCGAACGTGCCATCCCATACCGGTTCGCTGTGGCTCGACTACACCTTCCAAAGCGGGCCGCTCGAGGGATTGGGAATCGGCAGCGGTGTCCGCTACGTCGGTGATCGGTTCGGCGACAACGCGAACGTCTATCACATCCCGTCCTACACCTTGGTCGATGCAGGCATCCGTTACGACCTCGGCAAATTGAGTTCCGCGCTGGAAGGCACGCGCGTTTCGCTCACCGCTAGCAATATCGCCGACAAGACCTATGTGGCGAAGGCGGAAACCGTTTCGTCCGCGAACTACGGCCCGGGCCGTAGCATCAATCTCAACCTCAGCTATTCCTGGTGA
- the rlmB gene encoding 23S rRNA (guanosine(2251)-2'-O)-methyltransferase RlmB, which translates to MKPRRREHEARDNRHARKNEPESSSSSVPSLDEDDLMQIVAEKPVPFILILDCVQDPHNLGAILRTADGAGIHAVVAPKDKSASITETVRRISVGAADHVPFVQVTNLARTMEHLKKAGVWIVGTTDHTDKLIYDLDLKGPLALVLGAEEKGMRRLTEENCDFLAKIPMSGQVECLNVSVSAGVCLYEAVRQRTLAKA; encoded by the coding sequence ATGAAGCCCCGCCGCCGCGAGCATGAAGCCCGTGACAACCGCCACGCCCGGAAAAACGAGCCTGAGTCGTCGTCTTCCTCCGTGCCGTCGCTCGATGAAGACGACCTGATGCAGATCGTGGCGGAGAAACCGGTTCCCTTCATTCTGATCCTCGATTGCGTGCAGGACCCGCATAATCTCGGTGCCATTCTCCGCACTGCCGATGGGGCCGGCATTCACGCCGTGGTGGCACCGAAGGACAAATCCGCCAGCATCACCGAAACGGTGCGCCGCATCTCGGTGGGTGCAGCCGACCATGTTCCCTTTGTCCAAGTGACCAACCTCGCGCGGACCATGGAGCATTTGAAGAAGGCCGGCGTGTGGATCGTCGGAACCACCGATCACACCGACAAGCTGATCTACGATCTCGATCTGAAGGGGCCGCTCGCTCTAGTGCTCGGCGCGGAAGAGAAGGGCATGCGCCGCTTGACCGAGGAAAACTGTGACTTCCTTGCGAAGATCCCCATGTCCGGCCAGGTGGAATGCTTGAACGTTTCCGTCTCCGCGGGTGTCTGCCTTTACGAAGCCGTCCGCCAGCGGACCCTCGCGAAGGCATGA
- a CDS encoding metallophosphoesterase family protein: protein MIAPVRILSDLHLGHRVSRIQSVESLRPLIAGAGTVVFNGDTWQELARPFRERSSEMLEELKELCAEEGAEPVFLSGNHDPGWPGPGWIELAEKRILVTHGDAFFAEGSPWSRESFTRHEQVRELWEQHQAANGDPAVRIELARKIAIVLRAAEYPKGRHLWQRAMDAVRPPRRAFEMLRVWAMQADAAAHFAERYFPDAQIVVKGHFHRSGVWKKRGKLIVNLGAFMNPCPAYWADFDGNQFRCGKVDEGREYRMGNVFGVWRLTK from the coding sequence ATGATCGCCCCGGTCCGCATTCTCTCCGATTTGCACCTCGGCCACCGGGTTTCCCGGATTCAGTCGGTGGAGAGCCTGCGTCCCCTCATTGCCGGTGCGGGCACCGTGGTCTTCAATGGCGATACCTGGCAGGAGTTGGCGCGTCCTTTTCGCGAACGCTCTTCGGAGATGCTGGAAGAGCTAAAGGAGCTCTGCGCCGAAGAAGGAGCCGAGCCGGTTTTTCTCTCTGGCAATCATGACCCCGGATGGCCCGGGCCTGGCTGGATCGAACTCGCGGAGAAACGCATCCTTGTCACTCATGGCGATGCCTTTTTCGCCGAAGGCTCACCCTGGAGCCGGGAGTCCTTCACCCGGCATGAACAAGTGAGGGAGCTCTGGGAGCAGCACCAAGCTGCGAATGGCGACCCTGCCGTGCGAATCGAGCTTGCCCGGAAAATCGCCATCGTCCTGCGGGCCGCCGAGTATCCGAAAGGAAGACATCTCTGGCAACGCGCCATGGATGCCGTGCGCCCACCTCGCCGGGCTTTCGAGATGCTGCGCGTGTGGGCGATGCAAGCGGACGCTGCCGCCCATTTCGCCGAACGCTACTTCCCTGACGCCCAGATCGTCGTGAAGGGACACTTCCATCGCTCCGGTGTCTGGAAAAAGCGCGGCAAGCTCATCGTGAATCTCGGCGCCTTCATGAATCCCTGCCCCGCCTATTGGGCGGATTTCGATGGCAACCAATTCCGTTGCGGAAAGGTCGACGAAGGCAGGGAGTACCGGATGGGAAATGTCTTCGGCGTGTGGCGGCTGACGAAGTAG
- the metX gene encoding homoserine O-acetyltransferase MetX, which yields MADTVTQFFTINDGPIRLREGGELPTATLAYESWGELNAEGTNAILLFHALSGSHHASGFNPQIPGTGQLWQPEMHEGWWSDMIGPGKALDTNRFFIICANYLGGCYGSTGPASINEATGKPWGSAFPHVTAADQAEVQAKLLDHLGVGKLHAVVGPSVGGLIALTFATRFPQRVKNVISIASGYKTTVLNKLILFEQILAIENDPHFNGGDYYDNSGPLYGLALARMISHKTFVHLDAIERRARQDVVQPDDILVWYRVRDQFQSYMLHQGKKFVRRFDANTYLRINDMWSRYDGAHEGDAETPADLFSRCAEAGQKWLVFSIDSDFCIYPEEQTELSKHLEDAKVNVMHLTVHSDKGHDSFLLEPDYYTPHISWMLGQA from the coding sequence GTGGCGGATACCGTGACCCAGTTCTTCACCATCAATGATGGACCTATCCGCCTGCGCGAAGGCGGCGAGCTTCCCACAGCCACGCTGGCTTACGAAAGCTGGGGCGAGTTGAATGCGGAAGGGACAAACGCGATCCTGCTTTTCCACGCCCTATCCGGCTCCCACCATGCCAGCGGCTTCAATCCCCAAATCCCCGGGACCGGCCAGCTCTGGCAACCGGAAATGCACGAGGGTTGGTGGAGCGACATGATCGGGCCGGGCAAAGCGCTCGATACGAACCGCTTTTTCATCATCTGCGCGAACTATCTCGGCGGCTGCTACGGCTCGACCGGACCGGCCTCGATCAACGAGGCGACCGGCAAGCCTTGGGGCTCCGCCTTCCCGCACGTGACGGCAGCCGACCAAGCTGAAGTGCAAGCCAAGCTTCTGGATCATCTCGGCGTCGGCAAACTCCACGCGGTCGTCGGCCCTTCGGTCGGCGGGCTCATCGCGCTTACTTTCGCGACGCGCTTCCCGCAGCGGGTGAAGAACGTCATTTCGATCGCCTCCGGCTACAAGACCACGGTCTTGAACAAGCTGATCCTTTTCGAGCAGATCCTCGCGATCGAGAACGACCCCCATTTCAACGGTGGCGACTACTATGACAATAGTGGACCGCTCTACGGTTTGGCACTGGCGAGGATGATCTCCCACAAGACCTTCGTCCACCTCGATGCCATCGAACGGCGCGCGCGCCAGGACGTGGTGCAGCCGGATGACATCCTCGTGTGGTACCGGGTGCGCGATCAGTTCCAAAGCTACATGCTCCATCAGGGGAAGAAGTTCGTGAGGCGTTTCGACGCGAACACCTATCTCCGCATCAATGACATGTGGTCCCGCTATGACGGCGCTCACGAAGGCGATGCCGAGACGCCCGCAGACCTCTTCTCACGCTGTGCCGAGGCCGGACAGAAGTGGCTGGTATTCTCGATCGACTCCGACTTCTGCATCTATCCGGAAGAGCAGACCGAGCTCTCGAAGCATCTTGAGGACGCGAAGGTCAACGTGATGCACCTCACGGTACATTCGGACAAGGGCCACGACTCTTTCCTGCTGGAGCCGGACTACTACACCCCCCACATCTCATGGATGCTGGGTCAGGCGTGA
- a CDS encoding YqgE/AlgH family protein, with the protein MSDPGANAPIQLQGKILLADPSLHDGIFDRSVILLADHSAEEGAFGLILNHPTGHNVGDFLKEEAFEPLKNIAVHLGGPVSKEHLTFSAFWWTEDERLKWHVRIPVEQAIRRSRQPGTLVRAFVGYSGWTAGQLEGEIRRNTWITTRPTADLLGQSHDRDLWAGILRSLSPYHRVLAEAPDDPRSN; encoded by the coding sequence ATGAGCGACCCCGGAGCCAATGCACCGATCCAACTGCAGGGCAAGATCTTGCTCGCGGACCCGTCCCTTCACGACGGGATTTTCGACCGTTCGGTGATCCTGCTCGCAGACCATTCTGCGGAGGAGGGAGCCTTTGGCCTGATCCTCAATCATCCTACCGGCCACAACGTTGGAGATTTCCTGAAAGAGGAAGCCTTTGAGCCGCTCAAGAACATCGCGGTGCACCTCGGCGGGCCGGTTTCCAAGGAGCATCTGACCTTTTCTGCCTTCTGGTGGACGGAGGACGAACGCCTGAAGTGGCATGTGCGGATTCCCGTGGAACAGGCGATCCGCCGCAGCCGCCAGCCAGGAACCTTGGTCCGCGCCTTCGTCGGTTACTCTGGCTGGACCGCGGGCCAGCTTGAAGGGGAAATCCGCCGGAATACCTGGATCACCACCCGTCCGACCGCGGATCTGCTGGGCCAAAGCCACGACCGGGACCTCTGGGCAGGCATCCTGCGCTCCCTTTCTCCCTACCACCGGGTGTTGGCCGAAGCTCCGGACGATCCCCGTTCCAACTGA
- a CDS encoding DHA2 family efflux MFS transporter permease subunit codes for MSEIPASIPAVDPALEKTRKYLPWVVAVALFMQQLDGTIVNTAVPTMAESLKVASLSLKSVLTSYTIAIAVLIPLSGWLADRFGTKRVFGFAVAIFTIGSLACGLSLNLPMLVASRVLQGIGAAFMMPVGRIALLRTFPKSGILRAMNFVIIPALLGPLLGPLMGGLIVHWLPWRMIFLINIPIGILGLWLVKKHMPDHKGETLDPLDTRGFLLFGSGVALLSWVLEIFGEHRMDILGVSILAAISLLLIGAYFWHAKRFPQPLLPVDLLRIRTFRVSVVGGFVTRLGISGMPFLLPLLYQLGMKFTPWQAGLLVMPQALAAIGMKLLVQRILGTFGHRQVLVYNTILIGLMIAAFSRVGPGTPVWVILIFSAIQGTVSALQFTAMNSLAYADTSDAEASDASTIASTAQQLSISFGIAFASLVTAWFLGGIDRSDSETLVPALHKAYLLLGVVSIASSATFLTLKRGDGANVSGHGRATPATEGE; via the coding sequence ATGAGCGAAATTCCGGCTTCCATCCCCGCGGTCGATCCCGCGTTGGAGAAGACCCGGAAATACCTGCCCTGGGTGGTGGCAGTAGCCCTTTTCATGCAGCAGCTCGACGGGACGATCGTGAACACGGCGGTCCCCACCATGGCGGAGTCCCTGAAGGTGGCCTCGCTGAGTCTGAAATCCGTGCTGACCAGCTACACCATCGCGATTGCGGTGCTGATCCCTCTCAGTGGCTGGCTAGCAGACCGTTTCGGGACGAAGCGGGTCTTCGGATTTGCGGTCGCCATTTTCACGATCGGTTCGCTGGCATGCGGTCTATCGCTCAATTTGCCCATGCTGGTCGCCTCCCGGGTGCTACAGGGGATCGGTGCTGCTTTCATGATGCCGGTGGGGCGGATCGCGCTGCTCCGGACTTTCCCGAAATCCGGAATCCTGCGGGCGATGAATTTTGTGATCATCCCCGCCCTGCTTGGCCCGCTGCTGGGCCCCTTGATGGGCGGGCTGATCGTCCACTGGCTGCCGTGGCGGATGATTTTCCTGATCAATATCCCGATCGGCATCCTCGGCCTGTGGCTGGTGAAGAAGCACATGCCGGATCACAAGGGAGAAACCTTGGATCCTCTGGACACCCGGGGCTTCCTGCTCTTTGGCAGCGGCGTCGCGCTGCTCTCCTGGGTGCTGGAAATCTTTGGCGAGCATCGCATGGATATCCTCGGGGTCAGCATCCTCGCGGCGATCTCACTGCTGCTGATCGGAGCCTACTTCTGGCACGCGAAGCGTTTCCCCCAACCGCTGCTGCCGGTGGATCTCCTGCGCATCCGCACCTTCCGGGTGTCGGTCGTCGGGGGCTTCGTCACGCGGCTGGGCATTAGCGGCATGCCATTCCTCCTGCCTCTGCTCTATCAGCTCGGGATGAAGTTCACGCCATGGCAGGCGGGCCTGCTGGTGATGCCGCAAGCGCTGGCGGCAATCGGCATGAAGCTGCTGGTGCAGCGGATCCTGGGAACCTTCGGCCACCGACAGGTGCTGGTCTACAACACCATCTTGATCGGCCTGATGATCGCGGCCTTCTCCCGCGTGGGACCGGGAACCCCGGTATGGGTGATCCTGATCTTCAGCGCCATCCAAGGTACGGTCTCAGCCCTGCAATTCACCGCCATGAACTCGCTGGCCTATGCGGATACCAGTGATGCGGAAGCGAGTGACGCGAGCACGATCGCAAGCACTGCCCAGCAACTTTCCATCAGCTTCGGCATCGCCTTTGCCTCCCTGGTCACAGCCTGGTTCCTCGGCGGAATCGATCGCTCGGATTCCGAGACCCTGGTGCCCGCCCTTCACAAGGCCTATCTCCTGTTGGGCGTGGTGAGCATCGCCAGCTCAGCGACCTTCCTCACCCTGAAGCGAGGCGATGGGGCGAACGTGAGTGGCCACGGCCGGGCCACCCCGGCAACCGAAGGAGAATGA
- a CDS encoding aminotransferase class V-fold PLP-dependent enzyme: MAFDPSPVREQFPILSQKVNGRPLVYLDNAATTQKPLSVLDTSRRYYEELNANIHRGAHHLARAATEAHEAARETIARHLNAADPAEVIFTAGTTDSINLVASILTISGRIATGDEILISALEHHSNIVPWQMLCERTGAMLKVIPCHDDGTLDQEAFKTLLTDRTKVTAFNWISNAFGTVNPVREMIDAAKAASSLVVIDAAQAAPHLAIDVQALGADFLALSGHKVYAPTGVGILWGKREVLDSLPPWRGGGEMIKEVTFAKTTYNDLPFKYEAGTPNIEGAIALAAAFDFMNGIGLETIHEHENRLIRKAAEGLASIQGVRLYGPDDRAGALSFGIEGVHHYDLGTLIDQMGVAVRTGHHCCQPLMARFGVTGTTRASFAVYNTDDEVETLVSSVDRALSMLR; this comes from the coding sequence ATGGCCTTTGATCCTTCCCCGGTCCGTGAGCAGTTCCCGATCCTTTCCCAAAAGGTGAACGGGCGGCCTCTGGTGTATTTGGACAATGCGGCGACCACCCAGAAGCCCTTGTCCGTGCTCGACACCTCCCGCCGCTATTACGAGGAGCTGAATGCGAATATCCACCGCGGGGCCCACCATCTGGCGCGTGCCGCCACAGAGGCCCACGAAGCCGCCCGGGAGACCATCGCCCGCCATCTGAATGCCGCTGATCCGGCGGAGGTTATTTTTACCGCGGGGACCACGGACAGCATCAATCTGGTGGCCTCGATCCTCACGATTTCCGGTCGGATCGCCACCGGGGACGAGATCTTGATTTCTGCCCTCGAGCACCACTCGAACATCGTGCCTTGGCAGATGCTCTGCGAGCGGACCGGGGCGATGCTGAAAGTGATTCCCTGCCACGACGACGGCACGCTTGATCAGGAAGCTTTCAAGACCCTGCTGACCGACCGGACCAAGGTTACGGCGTTCAATTGGATCTCGAATGCCTTCGGAACCGTGAATCCGGTTCGCGAAATGATCGATGCTGCCAAGGCCGCGAGTTCGCTGGTCGTGATTGATGCCGCGCAAGCTGCGCCGCACCTGGCCATCGACGTGCAGGCCTTGGGGGCCGATTTCCTCGCCCTTTCCGGTCACAAGGTTTACGCGCCCACGGGCGTTGGCATCTTGTGGGGCAAGCGTGAAGTGCTGGATTCCCTGCCACCATGGCGGGGCGGGGGAGAAATGATCAAGGAGGTGACCTTTGCGAAGACCACCTACAACGACCTGCCCTTCAAGTATGAGGCCGGGACACCGAACATCGAAGGTGCGATCGCGCTGGCGGCAGCCTTCGATTTCATGAATGGCATCGGCTTGGAAACCATCCATGAGCATGAGAACCGCCTGATCCGCAAGGCGGCGGAGGGCTTGGCCTCGATCCAAGGGGTCCGGCTCTACGGGCCGGATGATCGAGCCGGGGCGCTCTCCTTCGGCATCGAGGGGGTGCATCATTACGACCTCGGGACCTTGATCGACCAGATGGGCGTAGCCGTACGGACCGGACATCATTGCTGCCAACCGCTGATGGCCCGCTTCGGGGTCACGGGCACGACCCGGGCTTCCTTCGCCGTTTACAACACGGATGACGAGGTGGAGACGCTCGTTTCTTCCGTGGACCGGGCGCTTTCGATGCTCAGATAA
- a CDS encoding lysyl oxidase family protein, whose product MKPALTLMLGLLAILPARAHFVATPFPKIVQPGLPMRGLVSSDPHAFVVYKVIVPEATSRLTVLTSGGAGDVDLFVRKGAHPSYNGNDADFRSRYPGTRQQIRIPNPEPGVWYVGLQADGGYAGLQLNVQTTRIKGAIPQPTFTPPPGIYPGNVPCVVKAKTKGAVIRYTTDGEDPTSGSPAVPTSVPITSDTTVKARAYTSTGQEGPVGEAIYQIRPAGDVIDLENTRSISHLASLKGGRHIFRVTVGAGERLSVHTEGGVGKSMISVLHGEVPPAGKPVKGEPTVRSATRVVIPETTAGDYYIALDATAAFSGKTLMAAVAGDGPDLMPWADALRPYVSTEEFSELSCEVQEGLIGAGERRLLRYNTEVRNIGAQDIVMPDPEGNPFFEYHECHGHYHFKGFAASRLLDLEGNELRSGRKVSFCLLDNIRWDKGAVTRKRFNCAAQGIQAGWGDVYDSGLPGQWIEIGDLPAGDYQLELIVNPDGILPEFNYENNVVRIPVTIPEE is encoded by the coding sequence ATGAAGCCTGCCCTCACCCTCATGCTGGGTTTGCTCGCGATTCTCCCCGCGCGCGCGCATTTCGTTGCCACGCCATTCCCAAAGATCGTCCAGCCGGGCCTGCCGATGCGCGGCTTGGTCTCTTCCGATCCCCACGCCTTCGTGGTTTACAAGGTGATCGTGCCGGAGGCGACTTCGCGGCTGACCGTTCTCACCAGCGGCGGGGCGGGGGACGTGGATCTCTTCGTGAGAAAGGGGGCTCATCCTTCCTACAACGGCAACGATGCGGACTTCCGGTCCCGCTACCCCGGGACGCGGCAACAGATCCGCATCCCGAATCCCGAGCCCGGCGTCTGGTATGTCGGCCTGCAGGCGGATGGCGGTTACGCCGGCTTGCAGCTCAATGTCCAGACGACCCGGATAAAGGGCGCCATTCCCCAGCCGACTTTCACTCCTCCTCCGGGCATCTATCCCGGCAACGTTCCTTGTGTGGTCAAGGCCAAGACCAAGGGTGCCGTGATCCGTTACACCACCGATGGCGAAGATCCGACTTCGGGATCCCCGGCCGTCCCCACGTCGGTCCCGATCACCAGTGACACCACGGTGAAGGCCCGCGCTTACACTTCCACGGGACAGGAAGGCCCGGTAGGCGAGGCGATCTATCAAATCCGCCCGGCCGGGGATGTGATCGATCTGGAGAACACCCGCAGTATTTCCCATCTGGCTTCGCTGAAGGGCGGCAGGCACATCTTTCGTGTCACGGTGGGCGCGGGAGAGCGTCTCAGCGTGCATACGGAAGGCGGGGTAGGAAAATCAATGATCTCCGTGCTCCACGGTGAGGTGCCTCCGGCGGGCAAGCCGGTGAAAGGCGAGCCGACCGTGCGGAGCGCCACTCGTGTGGTGATCCCGGAAACCACCGCAGGTGACTACTACATCGCGCTGGATGCTACTGCGGCCTTCTCTGGCAAGACCCTGATGGCTGCGGTGGCCGGTGACGGCCCGGACCTGATGCCGTGGGCGGATGCCTTGCGCCCCTACGTCAGCACCGAGGAATTTTCCGAGCTTTCCTGCGAGGTGCAGGAAGGCCTGATCGGTGCCGGTGAGCGGAGGCTGCTGCGCTACAATACCGAGGTCCGGAATATCGGCGCGCAGGACATCGTGATGCCAGATCCCGAGGGCAATCCCTTCTTTGAATACCACGAGTGCCACGGGCACTATCACTTCAAGGGCTTCGCCGCCTCCCGCCTGCTCGATCTCGAGGGCAATGAGCTCCGCAGCGGTCGCAAGGTGAGCTTCTGCCTGCTCGACAACATCCGCTGGGACAAGGGGGCTGTTACCCGCAAGCGCTTCAACTGTGCCGCCCAAGGCATCCAGGCCGGTTGGGGGGATGTCTACGACAGCGGCCTGCCCGGCCAGTGGATCGAAATCGGCGACCTTCCGGCGGGTGACTACCAGCTCGAGCTGATCGTGAATCCGGACGGCATCCTGCCGGAATTCAACTACGAGAACAATGTGGTGCGGATCCCGGTGACGATCCCGGAGGAGTGA
- a CDS encoding SufE family protein, whose amino-acid sequence MSIADKQQEILEELSFFPDWQERYEYVIGLGRKLPAMAEELKTAERLIKGCQSQVWLEARSEGGKVRYLADSDSVITKGMIALFVRVLDDETPDSILSADLSFIDKTGLKEHLAPTRANALNLMATQMKQRALEFSAA is encoded by the coding sequence ATGAGCATCGCCGACAAACAGCAGGAGATTCTTGAGGAACTGTCCTTTTTCCCGGACTGGCAGGAGCGTTACGAGTATGTGATCGGTCTCGGCCGCAAGCTCCCGGCGATGGCGGAGGAGCTCAAGACGGCCGAACGGCTGATCAAGGGCTGCCAGTCGCAGGTTTGGCTGGAGGCACGCAGTGAGGGCGGAAAGGTGCGCTATCTGGCGGATTCCGACTCGGTGATTACCAAGGGGATGATCGCTCTGTTCGTCCGCGTCCTCGACGACGAGACTCCGGATTCGATCCTCTCTGCGGACCTCTCCTTCATCGACAAAACCGGCCTGAAAGAGCACCTCGCCCCGACCCGGGCGAATGCGCTGAATCTGATGGCCACCCAGATGAAGCAGCGGGCGCTGGAATTCAGTGCTGCCTGA